From the Candidatus Hydrogenedentota bacterium genome, one window contains:
- a CDS encoding penicillin acylase family protein produces MSGKSAPFAPLLLSIIALMGISFLLVGCESPPFDPISFLPAPNKYEVKILRDQWGTPHIYGKTDADAAYGLAYAHCEDDWINIEDTILSARGELARKLGRDLVKFDYIAHLFKVVSFTEEHYASGISPELRAIVEAYAEGITHYAALHPDHMPYLRLPVTGKDIIAGVMIKAPFFYELQRSLEEMMRNSDIQLDE; encoded by the coding sequence ATGTCAGGCAAAAGCGCGCCTTTTGCACCGCTCCTTTTAAGTATCATCGCTTTAATGGGGATCAGCTTCCTGCTCGTGGGCTGTGAAAGTCCGCCCTTTGATCCCATATCCTTCCTGCCTGCGCCCAATAAATACGAAGTAAAAATTCTGCGTGATCAGTGGGGCACACCCCATATCTATGGAAAAACTGATGCCGACGCCGCCTACGGTCTTGCCTACGCCCACTGCGAAGATGACTGGATCAATATTGAAGACACCATCTTGTCGGCGCGAGGTGAATTGGCCCGTAAGTTGGGCCGTGACTTGGTCAAGTTCGATTATATAGCCCATTTGTTTAAGGTCGTTTCTTTTACCGAAGAACACTACGCAAGCGGGATCAGCCCTGAATTACGTGCTATCGTAGAAGCCTATGCCGAGGGGATCACCCATTACGCGGCGCTCCATCCCGATCATATGCCTTATTTACGGTTACCTGTTACCGGCAAGGACATCATCGCCGGGGTCATGATCAAAGCCCCGTTTTTCTATGAGCTTCAGCGCAGTTTGGAAGAAATGATGCGCAATTCCGACATTCAACTTGACGAGG